Proteins encoded by one window of Nasonia vitripennis strain AsymCx chromosome 5, Nvit_psr_1.1, whole genome shotgun sequence:
- the LOC100119207 gene encoding uncharacterized protein LOC100119207 isoform X1, whose translation MRMRSIAAILLSAFLLASYEGQMAGADDWLSGLLSGVNAQVEQINRNVNQQVSRINQDVQAQVARVNEDVQAQVARAQEAAKNAKPGEYSVNQGNTVIINGNRGYYRTVNSGVDSEGRPYSIEIEDRVKDGVLRHTERIYNATTKRYQTFVSERKLSDPQAEPIFNNFTTTSQS comes from the exons ATGAGGATGAGGTCGATCGCCGCGATTCTGCTCTCTGCATTTCTCCTTGC CTCGTACGAGGGACAGATGGCCGGTGCAGACGACTGGCTGAGCGGTCTGCTGTCGGGCGTCAACGCCCAGGTTGAGCAGATTAACAGGAACGTCAACCAGCAGGTGTCTCGCATCAACCAGGACGTCCAGGCTCAAGTGGCTCGAGTCAACGAGGACGTCCAGGCGCAAGTGGCTCGCGCCCAGGAGGCGGCGAAAAATGCTAAGCcag GCGAGTACTCGGTGAACCAGGGCAACACGGTGATAATCAACGGCAACCGAGGCTACTACCGCACGGTGAATTCGGGCGTCGACTCCGAGGGCCGGCCTTACTCCATCGAGATCGAGGACCGCGTAAAGGATGGCGTGCTGCGCCACACCGAGCGCATCTACAACGCGACGACCAAGCGCTATCAGACCTTCGTCAGCGAGCGCAAGCTCTCCGACCCCCAGGCCGAGCCAATCTTCAACAACTTCACCACTACGAGTCAGTCCTGA
- the LOC100119207 gene encoding uncharacterized protein LOC100119207 isoform X2 yields the protein MAGADDWLSGLLSGVNAQVEQINRNVNQQVSRINQDVQAQVARVNEDVQAQVARAQEAAKNAKPGEYSVNQGNTVIINGNRGYYRTVNSGVDSEGRPYSIEIEDRVKDGVLRHTERIYNATTKRYQTFVSERKLSDPQAEPIFNNFTTTSQS from the exons ATGGCCGGTGCAGACGACTGGCTGAGCGGTCTGCTGTCGGGCGTCAACGCCCAGGTTGAGCAGATTAACAGGAACGTCAACCAGCAGGTGTCTCGCATCAACCAGGACGTCCAGGCTCAAGTGGCTCGAGTCAACGAGGACGTCCAGGCGCAAGTGGCTCGCGCCCAGGAGGCGGCGAAAAATGCTAAGCcag GCGAGTACTCGGTGAACCAGGGCAACACGGTGATAATCAACGGCAACCGAGGCTACTACCGCACGGTGAATTCGGGCGTCGACTCCGAGGGCCGGCCTTACTCCATCGAGATCGAGGACCGCGTAAAGGATGGCGTGCTGCGCCACACCGAGCGCATCTACAACGCGACGACCAAGCGCTATCAGACCTTCGTCAGCGAGCGCAAGCTCTCCGACCCCCAGGCCGAGCCAATCTTCAACAACTTCACCACTACGAGTCAGTCCTGA
- the SP67 gene encoding serine protease 67 precursor — MTMTTTGKLLLVVLALSVFAEADRTTNSRTASWVRPKPSETASSHIRNKRLVAGVPGKPVQAPSKAYQACIAPGSKPGHCRHLSSCGDEVFRSNLPRMMEYMCVIEKEFIGFCCPDDMSAGSSQNSAMPVGGLAGSLPAVATEGDDAMVMPDDENAGDRGGRASRGCGLSTRDQGRVTGGRPTSSREWPWIATILRESEQYCGGVLITDRHILTAAHCVYKLKPRDLTIRLGEYDLRFPNETRALDFKVVEIRIHNSYVATTYKNDIAILKIHRPTIFNTYIWPVCLPPVGAVFENKQATVIGWGTMAYGGTPSWILKEVTVPVWPQEKCVTKFTQEITAKNICAGDYAGNGDACQGDSGGPLMHQLGNGRWVNIGIVSWGIGCGNPDKPGIYTRVNAYLDWIFANTIF; from the exons atgacgatgacgacgacgggGAAGCTGTTGCTCGTCGTCCTGGCGTTGAGCGTTTTCGCGGAGGCTGACCGAACTACGA ATTCGCGAACTGCCTCATGGGTTCGTCCGAAGCCGTCCGAAACCGCATCCTCCCATATCCGAAACAAGCGTCTCGTCGCTGGTGTCCCGGGAAAACCCGTGCAAGCG CCGAGCAAAGCGTACCAGGCATGCATAGCACCGGGTAGCAAGCCCGGACACTGCAGGCACCTGTCCAGCTGCGGGGATGAAGTTTTCCGCTCGAATTTGCCCCGCATGATGGAATATATGTGCGTGATCGAGAAAGA ATTCATAGGGTTCTGCTGTCCGGACGACATGTCGGCCGGCTCTAGCCAGAACAGCGCCATGCCCGTTGGCGGCCTCGCTGGATCTCTACCGGCTGTCGCAA CCGAAGGCGACGACGCGATGGTCATGCCGGACGACGAGAACGCGGGCGACCGAGGCGGCCGAGCATCTCGAGGCTGTGGCCTTAGCACGAGAGACCAGGGCCGGGTGACCGGTGGCCGACCTACCAGCTCTCGCGAGTGGCCCTGGATCGCCACGATCCTCCGCGAAAGCGAGCAGTACTGCGGCGGTGTTCTCATCACGGATCGGCATATTCTCACCGCGGCCCACTGCGTTTACAA ATTGAAGCCTAGAGATCTGACGATACGACTGGGCGAATACGATCTGCGCTTCCCGAACGAGACCCGCGCGCTGGACTTCAAGGTCGTCGAGATCCGCATCCACAACAGCTACGTGGCGACGACGTACAAGAACGATATCGCCATCCTCAAGATCCACCGGCCCACGATTTTCAACACCTACATCTGGCCGGTCTGTTTGCCGCCCGTAGGCGCCGTATTTGAGAACAAACAGGCCACCGTTATCG GATGGGGCACGATGGCGTACGGCGGCACTCCCAGCTGGATCCTCAAAGAAGTGACCGTGCCCGTTTGGCCGCAAGAGAAGTGCGTTACTAAATTTACTCAGGAAATTACCGCAAAGAACATCTGCGCCGGTGATTACGCTGGCAACGGCGACGCCTGTCAG GGAGACTCCGGTGGTCCACTGATGCATCAGCTGGGCAACGGTCGCTGGGTGAACATCGGTATCGTGTCCTGGGGAATCGGCTGTGGTAACCCCGACAAGCCTGGCATCTACACTCGGGTAAACGCTTACCTCGACTGGATCTTCGCCAACACTATCTTCTAA